A part of Leptotrichia hongkongensis genomic DNA contains:
- a CDS encoding MotA/TolQ/ExbB proton channel family protein, translating into MLKYLFDGGIFMWVILLASISGLAVIIEKMYTFLSKEKKLSENEKNQLYKALRTGNKEEILKLCKDKTDSVSKSVTKIVSNMDINFDELDNSHRQVIEGIISESILEQTTELEKGMSLLGTVVNAAPQLGLLGTVTGMIAAFSALTRNGTSTAKIVAGGISEALYTTAFGLIVAIPALVFYNYFNRRIDVIVAEMERAALQFLSRVKD; encoded by the coding sequence ATGTTAAAATACCTTTTTGACGGCGGAATATTTATGTGGGTAATTTTACTTGCCTCAATATCTGGACTTGCTGTTATTATTGAAAAAATGTATACTTTTCTATCAAAAGAAAAAAAATTGTCAGAAAATGAGAAAAATCAGCTTTATAAAGCACTTAGAACTGGAAATAAGGAAGAAATTTTAAAACTTTGTAAAGATAAGACTGATTCTGTTTCTAAAAGTGTGACAAAAATTGTTTCTAATATGGATATTAACTTTGATGAGCTTGATAATTCACATAGACAGGTTATCGAGGGTATCATAAGTGAAAGTATTTTAGAGCAGACTACTGAACTCGAAAAAGGTATGAGTTTATTGGGAACAGTTGTAAATGCTGCTCCTCAACTGGGACTTCTGGGAACTGTTACAGGAATGATTGCAGCCTTTTCAGCCCTTACCCGAAATGGTACAAGCACAGCAAAAATAGTGGCTGGTGGAATTTCAGAAGCACTTTACACAACTGCGTTTGGATTAATAGTTGCAATACCTGCATTAGTCTTTTATAATTATTTTAACAGACGGATTGATGTTATTGTGGCGGAAATGGAAAGAGCGGCATTGCAGTTTTTGAGTCGAGTAAAAGATTGA
- a CDS encoding DUF2278 family protein, with protein sequence MEKYVMFRGKVIDKWYDFDKRAHYHIVAMDDEGKRYDLAVNIGSIYEKMNEIVSSNLKVYYDENYNCRKRIVRKMLLQKNAITECHKDLYLDYIRMKLFPHEKMIQMKGFDVTSIYLTGIIEKNVVQAMNNDDYEVIAFGRLYANGKGLHDIHMNQGSVDNFRKNDASYSDGGLFFRNRRDNKITAVFIAFITQSLNMPESV encoded by the coding sequence ATGGAAAAATATGTGATGTTTCGAGGAAAAGTTATAGATAAATGGTACGACTTTGATAAAAGGGCACATTATCATATTGTGGCGATGGATGATGAGGGGAAAAGATATGATTTGGCGGTTAATATTGGGAGTATTTATGAGAAGATGAATGAGATAGTTTCTTCCAATTTGAAGGTTTATTATGATGAGAATTATAATTGCCGAAAGAGAATTGTCCGTAAAATGCTATTGCAAAAAAATGCCATTACAGAATGTCACAAGGATTTATATCTGGATTATATTAGAATGAAACTTTTTCCACACGAAAAGATGATACAGATGAAGGGGTTTGATGTAACAAGTATTTACTTGACTGGGATTATTGAAAAGAATGTTGTGCAGGCTATGAATAATGATGATTATGAAGTGATTGCGTTTGGAAGGCTTTATGCGAATGGGAAAGGGTTGCATGATATTCATATGAATCAGGGAAGTGTGGATAATTTTAGGAAAAATGATGCTTCGTATTCTGATGGAGGGCTGTTTTTTAGAAATAGACGAGATAATAAGATTACAGCTGTATTTATTGCATTTATTACTCAAAGTTTGAATATGCCTGAAAGTGTTTAG
- a CDS encoding DUF441 domain-containing protein — MESFIFLGIILLIGIITQNKSIVQATIFVLILKSIFNITEFYKIRGINVGNMMAQFRKEGINWGVLIITIAILIPIATGEIGFSHLLSAFKTPIGWVAIISGISVSILSSKGVGLLEGQPEITVALVLGTIMGIVFFKGIAAGPVIAGGITFCILRIIELFFRK; from the coding sequence TTGGAAAGTTTTATTTTTTTAGGAATAATTTTATTAATTGGAATAATTACACAAAATAAGTCTATTGTTCAGGCAACGATTTTTGTATTAATTTTGAAGTCAATATTTAATATTACTGAATTTTACAAGATAAGAGGAATTAATGTTGGAAATATGATGGCACAATTTAGAAAAGAAGGGATAAATTGGGGAGTTTTGATAATTACTATCGCCATATTGATTCCAATTGCGACAGGAGAAATAGGGTTTTCACATTTGCTAAGTGCTTTTAAAACACCGATTGGCTGGGTTGCGATTATAAGCGGAATCTCTGTTTCGATTTTATCTTCCAAGGGAGTAGGACTTCTTGAAGGACAGCCTGAAATTACAGTAGCCCTTGTACTTGGAACGATAATGGGAATTGTTTTTTTCAAAGGGATTGCGGCAGGGCCAGTTATTGCTGGCGGAATTACATTTTGCATTTTAAGAATAATCGAATTGTTTTTTAGGAAATAA
- a CDS encoding M24 family metallopeptidase, with translation MEKRTEKLSRILNELNIDGLFITDLYNLRYFTGFTGTTGVALATKNGNFFFSDFRYKTQATKQVSEMGFEFVEVSRGSLQTVGEYIKKFGLKNVGFEDVNVSFSLYQTIKDIFKVELVPVGNKLVMERMVKSEEEIALIKKAVEISDVAFSEALKIIKEGVSEKEVSSYMEYIQRKLGADDRSFTTIFASGYRSAMPHGVASDKKIQKEEFITMDFGAYYEGYVSDMTRTVYYGDNISDRHVEIYNTVLEAQILGVNTIKEGIMSDDVDKAVRNFLTEKGYGEYFGHGLGHGIGAEIHELPYLSSASHIELKENMVVTSEPGLYFDGWGGVRIEDDVVVKKDGREILNKSNKELIILR, from the coding sequence ATGGAAAAAAGAACTGAAAAATTATCAAGAATTTTAAATGAACTGAATATTGATGGATTGTTTATTACAGATTTGTATAACCTTCGATATTTTACTGGGTTTACTGGGACGACTGGAGTCGCTCTTGCGACAAAAAACGGAAATTTTTTCTTTTCGGATTTTAGATACAAGACACAAGCGACTAAACAAGTTAGTGAAATGGGATTTGAATTTGTGGAAGTTTCACGTGGTTCACTTCAGACAGTTGGAGAATATATAAAAAAATTTGGGCTAAAAAATGTGGGATTTGAAGATGTGAATGTCTCATTTTCTCTTTATCAAACGATAAAAGACATTTTCAAAGTGGAATTAGTGCCAGTTGGAAATAAACTTGTAATGGAAAGAATGGTAAAATCAGAAGAAGAAATTGCACTTATTAAAAAAGCTGTAGAAATTAGTGATGTGGCTTTTTCAGAAGCTTTAAAAATTATAAAGGAAGGCGTTTCTGAAAAGGAAGTTTCTTCATATATGGAATACATTCAAAGAAAATTAGGTGCTGATGACCGTTCATTTACTACAATTTTTGCCAGCGGATACCGTTCAGCTATGCCACACGGAGTAGCTTCTGACAAAAAGATTCAAAAGGAAGAATTTATTACAATGGATTTTGGGGCATATTATGAAGGATATGTATCAGATATGACAAGAACTGTTTACTATGGAGACAATATTTCTGATAGACACGTAGAAATTTATAATACTGTTCTAGAAGCACAAATATTGGGTGTCAATACTATAAAAGAAGGAATAATGTCAGATGATGTTGACAAAGCTGTTAGAAACTTTTTAACTGAAAAAGGATACGGCGAATATTTTGGACATGGACTGGGACACGGAATCGGTGCTGAAATTCACGAATTACCTTACTTATCAAGTGCTTCACACATTGAACTAAAAGAAAACATGGTTGTAACTTCTGAACCAGGACTTTATTTTGACGGATGGGGCGGAGTTAGAATTGAAGATGACGTTGTAGTTAAAAAAGATGGTAGAGAAATATTAAATAAAAGTAATAAAGAATTAATTATTTTACGTTAA
- a CDS encoding bifunctional folylpolyglutamate synthase/dihydrofolate synthase yields the protein MKIDEVLEKIFNMRTIDKRITDESLNQNNEKLKKIYELLGEPCKNKKIIHIAGTNGKGSTATFLEGIFFAAGYSVAKFTSPHILRFNERILVDKEMISDEDVVKYYEVVMDILEKNSLQINFFEITTFMALLYFEAKNPDFIFLETGLGGRYDATNVINSTIAAITNVSFDHVSLLGNSLDKIADRKAGIIKDGQLCIYAQNLAELENAVKKETDNLVNVLKKYQNLKVELDTKNYKTIVNILESENLEEFENIEDKKNKHNLGKTFILPLFGKFQANNFLIAYEVAKIYGISDEIIQKGLDEISLAGRFEIFSQNPATILDVAHNDDSVRVLVESLNELFKNDEVIFILSILGTKDIANIFEKILEKNYKIFITSLKEVTYGLSANEIKKNLENANILTNNIIFEDNILDAYNQAKEMVLEKNSQYKAIVVCGSFYEIAKFKKLCGKRDEHFLQ from the coding sequence ATGAAAATAGACGAAGTTCTGGAAAAAATTTTTAATATGAGAACGATTGATAAGAGGATAACTGACGAATCTTTAAATCAAAATAATGAAAAACTGAAAAAAATTTATGAGTTGCTGGGAGAGCCGTGTAAAAATAAGAAAATTATTCATATTGCAGGAACGAATGGGAAAGGTTCGACAGCCACATTTTTAGAGGGTATTTTTTTCGCAGCGGGATATTCTGTTGCAAAGTTTACTTCACCGCATATTTTACGGTTTAATGAGAGAATTTTGGTGGATAAAGAGATGATTTCTGATGAGGATGTTGTGAAGTATTATGAAGTTGTTATGGATATTTTGGAAAAAAATTCGTTGCAGATAAATTTTTTTGAGATAACGACTTTTATGGCTTTACTTTATTTTGAGGCAAAAAATCCTGACTTTATATTTCTAGAAACTGGTCTTGGCGGAAGATACGACGCTACAAATGTCATAAACTCGACAATTGCGGCTATAACAAATGTGAGTTTTGATCACGTCAGTCTTTTGGGAAATTCTCTTGACAAAATTGCAGACAGAAAAGCTGGTATTATAAAGGATGGGCAACTGTGCATTTACGCCCAGAATTTGGCTGAATTGGAGAATGCAGTAAAAAAAGAAACTGATAATTTGGTAAATGTCTTGAAAAAGTATCAGAATTTAAAAGTCGAACTGGATACTAAAAATTATAAGACAATTGTGAATATTTTGGAAAGTGAAAATTTGGAAGAATTTGAAAATATTGAAGATAAAAAAAATAAACATAATTTGGGAAAAACATTTATATTGCCACTTTTTGGAAAATTTCAGGCAAATAATTTTTTGATTGCTTATGAAGTTGCTAAAATTTATGGTATCAGCGACGAAATTATTCAGAAAGGGCTTGATGAAATTTCGTTGGCTGGACGGTTTGAGATTTTTTCACAAAATCCAGCTACAATACTGGATGTGGCTCATAATGATGATTCTGTAAGAGTTCTTGTAGAAAGTTTGAATGAACTTTTTAAAAACGATGAAGTAATTTTTATTCTTTCGATACTTGGAACAAAGGACATTGCAAATATTTTTGAGAAAATTTTGGAAAAAAATTACAAAATTTTTATAACTTCTCTAAAAGAGGTTACTTACGGACTTTCTGCCAATGAAATAAAGAAAAATCTGGAAAATGCAAATATTTTGACAAATAATATTATTTTTGAAGACAATATTTTAGATGCCTATAATCAAGCAAAAGAAATGGTCTTGGAAAAGAATAGTCAGTATAAGGCGATAGTGGTTTGTGGCTCTTTTTATGAAATTGCGAAATTTAAGAAACTTTGTGGAAAAAGAGATGAGCATTTTTTACAGTAG
- a CDS encoding OmpP1/FadL family transporter, protein MKLKIVIMSILTAIFANAASIDYLSNNSASYFQNPSQTGKISVEGIFYNPAGTAFLDDGTYLNANLQNSMVDESMTLNGKKLRSHRYAGAPSFNVLYKKDNYSLFGNLSVIAGGATLRYNNGVAGIELAGETFNNITGGRLRAKVVKNRFTGQNRYYQLMLGGAYKFNDTFSMSGGLKYVYAHRKLDGEAQYEYNTLVGSAIGLNKNYLSMNSKRDAKGIGGIIGFDYKPTDTLNFAIRYETPVKLKFKSKAQEDNKMMLRGRPLGISFFYPEYADGFQSRRDLPGVLALGVSKDINKWTLSSGYTHYFNKSAKMDRFKYNDGYEINFGVDYRINEKFTWHAGFNYADTGAKRESFSDVEYAINSQIYATGLTYKPTESSEWKFGIAHVSYNSANGKREQTSLPRISIDKSKVKYDKNVNVFTLGYTHKF, encoded by the coding sequence ATGAAATTAAAAATAGTTATTATGTCGATTTTGACTGCCATTTTTGCAAATGCTGCAAGTATTGACTATTTGTCAAACAATTCGGCTTCATATTTTCAAAATCCATCTCAAACAGGAAAAATTTCTGTAGAAGGTATATTTTATAACCCTGCGGGAACTGCTTTTTTAGATGATGGAACTTATCTTAATGCAAACCTTCAAAACTCAATGGTTGATGAATCAATGACATTAAATGGAAAAAAATTAAGATCTCACAGATATGCAGGTGCACCATCATTCAATGTTTTGTACAAAAAAGATAATTATTCACTTTTTGGAAATTTAAGTGTTATCGCTGGTGGAGCCACTCTTCGTTATAATAATGGAGTTGCTGGAATCGAACTTGCTGGAGAAACATTTAACAATATTACAGGTGGAAGACTTAGAGCAAAGGTTGTAAAAAACCGTTTTACTGGGCAAAATCGTTACTATCAATTAATGCTTGGTGGAGCTTATAAATTTAATGACACATTCTCAATGTCAGGTGGCCTTAAATATGTTTATGCCCATAGAAAATTAGATGGAGAAGCACAATATGAATACAATACTTTAGTTGGTTCAGCAATTGGTCTTAACAAAAATTATCTGTCAATGAATTCAAAACGTGATGCAAAAGGTATTGGCGGAATTATAGGATTTGATTACAAGCCTACTGATACTTTAAATTTTGCAATAAGATACGAAACACCTGTAAAATTAAAATTTAAGTCAAAAGCACAGGAAGATAACAAGATGATGTTAAGAGGACGTCCTTTAGGAATTTCATTCTTTTATCCTGAATATGCAGATGGATTCCAGTCAAGACGTGACTTGCCAGGAGTCTTAGCATTAGGAGTTTCAAAGGATATTAACAAATGGACTTTGTCAAGCGGATACACACACTACTTCAATAAATCTGCGAAAATGGATAGATTTAAATATAACGATGGATATGAAATAAACTTTGGAGTAGATTATAGAATTAATGAAAAATTTACTTGGCATGCTGGATTTAACTATGCAGATACAGGAGCAAAAAGAGAATCATTCTCTGATGTGGAGTATGCAATAAACTCACAAATCTACGCAACAGGACTTACATATAAGCCAACAGAGTCTTCAGAATGGAAATTTGGAATTGCTCACGTAAGCTACAATTCAGCTAACGGAAAACGTGAACAAACTTCACTTCCTAGAATCTCCATTGATAAATCAAAAGTAAAATATGACAAAAACGTAAACGTATTCACATTGGGATACACACACAAATTCTAA
- a CDS encoding DUF4240 domain-containing protein has protein sequence MSIRNFATKLKMKREEFWKYISISHKKAKNNNEFVDYLIDILSKKTDEEIFDFEIITFELMRESYNEKLWCASYLVNGDTASWSFDFFRLWLISQGEKIYHSIIKNQDNLSKYINISFEAKFMTNYFENENFAFIPAYAFSRKNCSHNILNKESYKVNSKTIFQDNFIDNYNKKLNNYKRKIGYINKKYPKIIFHWCAKFPNSMKEVCPTLFKKMYF, from the coding sequence ATGTCTATAAGAAATTTTGCTACAAAACTTAAAATGAAACGTGAAGAGTTTTGGAAATACATTTCCATATCGCATAAAAAAGCCAAAAATAATAATGAGTTTGTAGACTATTTAATAGATATTCTATCAAAAAAAACAGATGAGGAAATTTTTGATTTTGAAATAATTACATTTGAATTAATGCGTGAAAGTTATAATGAAAAGTTGTGGTGTGCCTCGTATCTTGTAAACGGCGACACAGCGAGCTGGAGTTTTGATTTTTTTAGGCTATGGTTGATTTCGCAGGGAGAAAAAATATATCATTCAATTATAAAAAATCAGGATAATTTATCAAAATATATAAACATATCTTTTGAAGCAAAATTTATGACAAATTATTTTGAAAATGAAAACTTTGCTTTTATTCCAGCCTATGCTTTTTCAAGAAAAAACTGCTCGCACAATATTTTAAACAAGGAAAGTTACAAAGTTAATAGTAAAACTATTTTTCAAGATAATTTTATTGATAATTATAATAAAAAATTGAATAATTATAAAAGAAAAATAGGCTATATTAACAAAAAGTATCCAAAAATAATATTTCACTGGTGTGCAAAATTTCCAAACAGTATGAAAGAAGTGTGTCCAACATTATTTAAAAAAATGTATTTTTAA
- a CDS encoding energy transducer TonB — protein sequence MKYYIISAAINLGILLIPIATPVLKQKLEEKKEKQTIVVDLKNSILEENKTKSTADTDSNEESNGTSGLQKGNLPNKNNAISEAKNIEPSKQPKNPKQPELSPSQPIQPKQPQQTLPQPPKVPQETIPKEQPKPTSHPIIPPVTSTPKNATQPVISQSTGNSASTKPVQNTITASNSTISSNSGHKNTLSNSGVSHGNKNGNTANGSSTGNKNGNGTGTSGNSTSSGNGNDKKSGNTRGGGCHEGTDFSVSYRETLEMPQGSQRLNREFNVVVNVTVKFTRGGGISVISASGASSIFLNEAKRAAKGIRINFKTNNCSSGVITKPFRFRKTH from the coding sequence ATGAAATATTACATAATTTCAGCTGCAATAAACTTGGGAATACTCCTTATTCCAATTGCAACTCCAGTTTTAAAACAGAAACTTGAAGAAAAAAAAGAAAAGCAGACTATTGTTGTTGACTTAAAAAACAGCATTTTAGAAGAAAATAAGACAAAAAGCACAGCTGATACGGATAGCAATGAGGAAAGTAACGGAACGTCTGGGTTACAAAAGGGAAATCTACCAAATAAAAACAATGCAATTTCCGAAGCTAAAAACATAGAACCAAGTAAACAGCCTAAAAATCCAAAACAGCCCGAACTTTCACCATCACAACCAATACAGCCAAAACAACCACAGCAAACATTACCACAACCTCCCAAAGTACCCCAAGAGACCATACCAAAAGAACAACCAAAACCTACATCACACCCAATTATCCCACCAGTTACCTCCACCCCTAAAAATGCTACACAACCAGTAATTTCACAATCCACAGGAAATTCTGCCAGCACAAAACCAGTACAAAACACCATAACTGCTTCAAACTCCACTATTTCCAGTAATTCTGGACATAAAAACACTCTCTCAAATTCAGGAGTTTCACATGGAAACAAAAATGGAAATACTGCTAACGGAAGCTCTACAGGTAACAAAAACGGAAATGGAACAGGAACAAGCGGAAATTCAACTAGTTCTGGAAATGGAAACGATAAAAAGTCTGGAAATACACGAGGTGGTGGATGTCATGAAGGTACTGATTTTTCAGTTTCATACAGAGAAACATTGGAAATGCCACAAGGCAGTCAACGTTTAAACAGAGAATTTAATGTTGTTGTAAATGTTACAGTAAAATTTACTAGAGGTGGCGGCATCTCAGTAATTTCAGCTTCAGGAGCAAGTTCTATTTTTCTAAATGAAGCCAAAAGAGCCGCTAAAGGAATAAGAATAAATTTCAAAACTAACAATTGCTCATCTGGAGTAATAACAAAACCATTTAGATTTAGAAAAACTCACTAA
- a CDS encoding ExbD/TolR family protein, whose amino-acid sequence MKFSNRRKRQNVDISMLNLIDVIFMLLIFFMLATTFNNYSQFQLSVPKTSAQLEKKEDTKIEVIVNKDKKYFLKIDDKTRELSQNEIASEFSKLPKEALKNITLTADEHLEYKDIVDTMSILKNMNIENISLNIQNKN is encoded by the coding sequence ATGAAATTTTCTAACAGACGAAAACGTCAAAATGTTGATATATCAATGTTAAACTTAATTGATGTAATTTTTATGCTGCTAATATTTTTTATGCTTGCAACTACATTTAACAATTATTCCCAATTTCAGCTGTCAGTTCCCAAAACATCAGCACAGCTTGAAAAAAAGGAAGATACAAAAATAGAAGTAATCGTAAATAAAGACAAAAAATACTTCTTAAAAATAGATGACAAAACTAGGGAACTTTCCCAAAATGAAATAGCTTCCGAATTTTCAAAATTACCAAAGGAAGCATTAAAAAATATAACTTTAACTGCCGACGAACATTTGGAATATAAGGACATTGTGGATACGATGAGTATTTTAAAAAATATGAACATAGAAAATATAAGTTTAAATATTCAAAATAAAAATTAA
- the rpsP gene encoding 30S ribosomal protein S16, whose translation MLKLRLTRLGRKKVPFYRIAAMEALSKRDGKAVAYLGTFNPLAEEGKQVVLKEEEILKYLSHGAQPTETVKSILTKAGIWAKFQETKKK comes from the coding sequence ATGTTAAAATTAAGATTAACTAGATTAGGAAGAAAAAAAGTTCCTTTTTATAGAATAGCAGCTATGGAAGCTTTATCAAAAAGAGATGGAAAAGCAGTTGCTTACTTAGGAACATTCAATCCACTTGCTGAAGAAGGAAAACAAGTAGTATTAAAAGAGGAAGAAATCTTAAAATACTTATCACACGGAGCTCAACCGACTGAAACTGTTAAAAGCATTTTAACAAAAGCAGGAATCTGGGCAAAATTCCAAGAAACTAAGAAAAAATAG
- a CDS encoding NRAMP family divalent metal transporter: MSGENVKMQKSKNTSVLLGAAFIMATSAIGPGFLVQTAKFTNSYKANFGFVVLISVLLSMIVQLNVWRVLCVSEMRGQDIANKLLPGLGYFVAFLVALGGLVFNIGNVGGSALGFNTLLGIPKMAGYFISGGVAITIFLLKNAAKAMDTLTKVLGGCMIIVIFIVILIVKPPIGLAVKDTFLPSESISNLIPAILTLLGGTVGGYITFSGAHRLIDAKITKEENLDEINRSSIMGIGIATLVRVLLFLAILGVVVKGVSLAAENPAADAFRQGAGEIGYRFFGLVLLSAAITSIVGAAYTSVSFLKTFNKNIEKHEKWVIIGFIVVSTIIMAIAGNPATLLILAGSLNGLILPVTLGICLVASQNKSIMGENYRHPKVLLILGIIVVLITAYLGVVSLGSLTKLFS, translated from the coding sequence ATGAGTGGAGAAAATGTGAAAATGCAAAAAAGCAAAAACACAAGTGTATTACTAGGGGCGGCTTTTATTATGGCAACATCTGCAATTGGGCCTGGATTTTTAGTACAAACTGCCAAGTTTACAAATAGCTATAAGGCAAACTTTGGATTTGTAGTGCTAATATCAGTTTTGCTTTCTATGATTGTTCAGCTTAATGTATGGCGTGTGCTTTGTGTAAGTGAGATGCGTGGACAGGATATAGCAAATAAACTTTTGCCAGGACTTGGATATTTTGTAGCATTTCTTGTAGCTTTAGGTGGACTTGTATTTAATATTGGAAATGTTGGTGGAAGCGCATTGGGATTTAATACATTGCTAGGTATTCCTAAAATGGCGGGATATTTTATTTCTGGCGGCGTTGCAATAACAATATTCTTATTAAAGAATGCGGCAAAGGCTATGGATACACTTACAAAAGTGCTTGGTGGATGTATGATAATCGTAATATTTATTGTTATCTTAATTGTAAAACCGCCAATTGGGCTTGCTGTTAAAGATACTTTTTTACCAAGTGAAAGTATTTCAAACTTAATTCCTGCAATTTTGACCCTTCTTGGTGGTACTGTTGGAGGATATATTACTTTTTCAGGGGCACACAGACTAATTGATGCAAAAATTACAAAAGAAGAAAATCTAGATGAAATCAATAGAAGCTCAATTATGGGAATAGGAATTGCAACTCTTGTGAGAGTTCTGCTATTTTTGGCAATATTAGGAGTGGTAGTTAAAGGAGTGTCTTTGGCAGCTGAAAATCCTGCGGCAGATGCGTTTCGTCAAGGAGCCGGAGAAATTGGATATAGATTTTTTGGTCTGGTTCTGTTGAGTGCAGCAATCACTTCTATCGTTGGTGCAGCATATACTTCAGTGTCCTTTTTAAAAACATTTAACAAGAATATTGAAAAACATGAAAAATGGGTAATAATAGGATTTATTGTTGTTTCTACAATTATTATGGCAATTGCGGGGAATCCTGCTACATTATTAATTTTAGCAGGTTCATTAAATGGATTAATTTTACCAGTAACTTTAGGAATTTGCTTAGTTGCTTCGCAAAATAAATCAATTATGGGTGAAAATTACAGACATCCGAAAGTATTGCTGATACTGGGAATAATAGTTGTGTTAATTACAGCTTATTTAGGAGTAGTGTCACTGGGAAGCTTGACAAAATTATTTAGTTAA
- a CDS encoding immunity 49 family protein, whose product MNILIDEQKFKENYEILSDYKFDFEMEKRCIDYIKSKKGNQLSCMRTLSSEYKVLASKNLLIENNLNSFRLNCHISEKLKILGTSKESKLYKASYSLFGLIMSNNKEWISFLKNNLNYITSNDFNSKENTYIKSKYLHRNSFLSKTTILALLGDFEEVEKRSKKYLEEPLNKSYYAYTKYDFMFFEALVNKNTEKMKRAIHKLLEPKIAKKILFDTDINYSFYLNIYVLMYSKIALLHGFDLGINDKTAPKNLIDNTSLQSYEEPYDFMKKIDLVTLTPEKWTEWTEDYSIVIPVN is encoded by the coding sequence ATGAATATTTTAATTGATGAACAAAAGTTCAAAGAAAATTATGAAATTTTATCTGATTATAAATTTGATTTTGAAATGGAAAAAAGATGTATAGATTACATTAAAAGTAAAAAGGGAAATCAATTATCCTGTATGAGAACATTATCATCAGAGTATAAAGTACTTGCTTCAAAAAATTTATTGATAGAAAATAATTTAAATTCTTTTAGGTTAAACTGCCATATTTCAGAAAAATTAAAAATTTTAGGAACTTCTAAAGAATCAAAACTTTATAAGGCTAGCTATAGTTTATTTGGATTAATTATGTCAAATAATAAAGAATGGATAAGTTTTTTAAAAAATAATTTAAACTATATAACTTCAAATGATTTTAATTCAAAAGAGAACACCTATATAAAATCAAAATATTTACATCGAAATTCTTTTTTATCAAAAACAACTATTTTAGCACTATTAGGAGATTTTGAAGAAGTAGAAAAAAGAAGCAAAAAATATTTGGAAGAACCATTAAATAAAAGTTATTATGCATATACAAAATATGATTTTATGTTTTTTGAAGCATTAGTAAATAAAAATACAGAAAAAATGAAACGAGCAATACATAAATTATTAGAACCTAAAATAGCTAAAAAAATTCTTTTTGATACAGATATTAATTATAGTTTTTATTTGAATATTTATGTATTAATGTATTCTAAAATAGCATTATTACATGGATTTGACTTAGGAATTAATGATAAAACGGCTCCTAAAAATTTAATTGATAATACCTCACTACAAAGTTATGAAGAACCATACGATTTTATGAAAAAAATAGATTTGGTAACATTGACACCTGAAAAATGGACAGAATGGACAGAAGATTATTCAATAGTTATACCAGTTAATTAA